A genomic window from Gossypium hirsutum isolate 1008001.06 chromosome D12, Gossypium_hirsutum_v2.1, whole genome shotgun sequence includes:
- the LOC121224198 gene encoding serine/threonine-protein kinase STN7, chloroplastic isoform X1 codes for MWTPWLGFVHSFKLHGMATIASGGASIGLINPCNSQQLIKHPSPFLGTKFKLKLSSKASPSIPKTLGVLSLKAQLIDAVRDLFVGVGVGLPCTVMECGDIIYRSTLPKPDGLTLTVPGVILAVGALSYLWATPGVAPGFFDMFVLAFLERLFRPTFKNDDFVLGKKLGEGAFGVVYKVSLANKKTNSKKDSDLVVKKATEYGAVEIWMNERVRRACANSCADFLYGFLEGSSKKGEEYWLVWRYEGEATLSDLMLSKEFPYNVETMILGEVQNLPKGLERENQIIQTIMRQILFALDGLHSIGIVHRDIKPQNIIFSEGSRTFKIIDLGAAADLRVGINYIPKEFLLDPRYAAPEQYIMSTQTPSAPSAPVATALSPVLWQMNLPDRFDIYSAGLIFLQMAFPSLRTDSALIQFNRQLKRCDYDLVAWRNTVEPRASPDLRKGFELLDLDNGIGWELLTSMVRYKARQRISAKAALAYPYFDREGLLALSFVQNLKLQVFRATQQDYGETAKWIINLMAKSGTEKEGGFTEAQLQDLRDIEPKKKASPQRNALASALKLQRKIIRTLNESMDELSRRSKSLWWSRWIPKEE; via the exons GCATGGCCACAATTGCATCCGGTGGAGCTTCCATCGGCCTTATCAATCCTTGCAACTCCCAGCAACTTATAAAACACCCATCTCCGTTTCTTGGCACCAAGTTCAAACTCAAGCTCTCTTCCAAAGCCAGCCCCTCAATTCCTAAGACGCTTGGAGTTTTGTCCTTGAAAGCTCAACTCATTGATGCAGTTCGTGATCTCTTTGTGGGAGTAGGGGTGGGGTTGCCATGCACCGTCATGGAGTGTGGTGATATCATATATAGAAGCACTTTGCCCAAGCCTGATGGGCTAACCTTAACTGTGCCGGGTGTTATTTTGGCTGTGGGTGCTTTGTCTTATCTCTGGGCCACTCCAGGTGTCGCTCCTGGGTTTTTCGACATGTTTGTTCTTGCTTTCCTTGAGAGGTTATTTAGACCAACTTTCAAGAAT GATGATTTTGTTTTGGGAAAGAAGCTGGGCGAGGGTGCTTTTGGTGTCGTCTATAAAGTTTCATTGGCTAATAAGAAGACTAATTCAAAG AAAGATAGTGACTTGGTGGTGAAAAAAGCTACGGAATATGGTGCGGTGGAGATCTGGATGAATGAGCGTGTTCGAAGAGCTTGTGCAAACAGTTGTGCTGATTTTCTATACGGCTTTCTTGAG GGTTCCTCAAAGAAGGGAGAAGAATATTGGCTTGTATGGCGATATGAGGGGGAGGCCACACTTTCAGATTTGATGCTGAGCAAAGAGTTCCCTTACAAT GTAGAAACAATGATACTTGGGGAGGTTCAGAACTTGCCCAAGGGCTTGGAAAGGGAAAATCAAATCATCCAGACTATCATGAGACAGATCTTATTTGCCTTGGATGGTCTTCATTCAATTGGAATTGTGCACAGAGATATTAAGCcacaaaatattattttctctGAAG GGTCTCGTACATTTAAAATCATTGATCTAGGAGCTGCAGCAGATTTGAGAGTGGGTATCAACTACATTCCAAAGGAATTTCTTTTGGATCCAAG ATATGCTGCACCAGAGCAATATATCATGAGTACACAAACTCCTTCTGCACCTTCTGCTCCAGTGGCAACTGCACTTTCCCCTGTTTTATGGCAG ATGAATCTGCCGGATCGATTTGACATCTACAGTGCTGGTCTCATTTTCCTTCAAATG GCATTTCCATCTTTAAGGACGGACAGCGCATTGATTCAATTCAACCGTCAGCTAAAGAGGTGTGATTACGACTTGGTTGCATGGAGGAACACCGTCGAGCCTCGTGCAAGCCCTGACCTCCGCAAGGGGTTTGAGCTGCTGGATTTAGATAATGGGATAGGATGGGAACTTCTGACATCAATGGTCCGCTATAAAGCAAGACAAAGAATCAGTGCAAAAGCAGCACTGGCTTACCCTTACTTTGACAGGGAAGGGCTATTAGCTTTATCCTTCGTACAAAATCTGAAGTTGCAAGTCTTTAGGGCTACACAGCAAGATTATGGGGAAACTGCCAAGTGGATAATAAATTTAATGGCAAAATCTGGAACAGAGAAAGAGGGTGGTTTCACAGAAGCACAGCTTCAGGATCTCAGA GATATAGAGCCTAAGAAGAAGGCGAGTCCACAAAGAAATGCTCTTGCTTCAGCTCTTAAACTTCAAAGGAAGATTATTAGAACATTGAATGAGAGCATGGATGAGCTTAGCAGACGCAGTAAAAGCCTATGGTGGAGCAGGTGGATCCCCAAAGAGGAATAG
- the LOC121224198 gene encoding serine/threonine-protein kinase STN7, chloroplastic isoform X5 — MATIASGGASIGLINPCNSQQLIKHPSPFLGTKFKLKLSSKASPSIPKTLGVLSLKAQLIDAVRDLFVGVGVGLPCTVMECGDIIYRSTLPKPDGLTLTVPGVILAVGALSYLWATPGVAPGFFDMFVLAFLERLFRPTFKNDDFVLGKKLGEGAFGVVYKVSLANKKTNSKVETMILGEVQNLPKGLERENQIIQTIMRQILFALDGLHSIGIVHRDIKPQNIIFSEGSRTFKIIDLGAAADLRVGINYIPKEFLLDPRYAAPEQYIMSTQTPSAPSAPVATALSPVLWQMNLPDRFDIYSAGLIFLQMAFPSLRTDSALIQFNRQLKRCDYDLVAWRNTVEPRASPDLRKGFELLDLDNGIGWELLTSMVRYKARQRISAKAALAYPYFDREGLLALSFVQNLKLQVFRATQQDYGETAKWIINLMAKSGTEKEGGFTEAQLQDLRDIEPKKKASPQRNALASALKLQRKIIRTLNESMDELSRRSKSLWWSRWIPKEE, encoded by the exons ATGGCCACAATTGCATCCGGTGGAGCTTCCATCGGCCTTATCAATCCTTGCAACTCCCAGCAACTTATAAAACACCCATCTCCGTTTCTTGGCACCAAGTTCAAACTCAAGCTCTCTTCCAAAGCCAGCCCCTCAATTCCTAAGACGCTTGGAGTTTTGTCCTTGAAAGCTCAACTCATTGATGCAGTTCGTGATCTCTTTGTGGGAGTAGGGGTGGGGTTGCCATGCACCGTCATGGAGTGTGGTGATATCATATATAGAAGCACTTTGCCCAAGCCTGATGGGCTAACCTTAACTGTGCCGGGTGTTATTTTGGCTGTGGGTGCTTTGTCTTATCTCTGGGCCACTCCAGGTGTCGCTCCTGGGTTTTTCGACATGTTTGTTCTTGCTTTCCTTGAGAGGTTATTTAGACCAACTTTCAAGAAT GATGATTTTGTTTTGGGAAAGAAGCTGGGCGAGGGTGCTTTTGGTGTCGTCTATAAAGTTTCATTGGCTAATAAGAAGACTAATTCAAAG GTAGAAACAATGATACTTGGGGAGGTTCAGAACTTGCCCAAGGGCTTGGAAAGGGAAAATCAAATCATCCAGACTATCATGAGACAGATCTTATTTGCCTTGGATGGTCTTCATTCAATTGGAATTGTGCACAGAGATATTAAGCcacaaaatattattttctctGAAG GGTCTCGTACATTTAAAATCATTGATCTAGGAGCTGCAGCAGATTTGAGAGTGGGTATCAACTACATTCCAAAGGAATTTCTTTTGGATCCAAG ATATGCTGCACCAGAGCAATATATCATGAGTACACAAACTCCTTCTGCACCTTCTGCTCCAGTGGCAACTGCACTTTCCCCTGTTTTATGGCAG ATGAATCTGCCGGATCGATTTGACATCTACAGTGCTGGTCTCATTTTCCTTCAAATG GCATTTCCATCTTTAAGGACGGACAGCGCATTGATTCAATTCAACCGTCAGCTAAAGAGGTGTGATTACGACTTGGTTGCATGGAGGAACACCGTCGAGCCTCGTGCAAGCCCTGACCTCCGCAAGGGGTTTGAGCTGCTGGATTTAGATAATGGGATAGGATGGGAACTTCTGACATCAATGGTCCGCTATAAAGCAAGACAAAGAATCAGTGCAAAAGCAGCACTGGCTTACCCTTACTTTGACAGGGAAGGGCTATTAGCTTTATCCTTCGTACAAAATCTGAAGTTGCAAGTCTTTAGGGCTACACAGCAAGATTATGGGGAAACTGCCAAGTGGATAATAAATTTAATGGCAAAATCTGGAACAGAGAAAGAGGGTGGTTTCACAGAAGCACAGCTTCAGGATCTCAGA GATATAGAGCCTAAGAAGAAGGCGAGTCCACAAAGAAATGCTCTTGCTTCAGCTCTTAAACTTCAAAGGAAGATTATTAGAACATTGAATGAGAGCATGGATGAGCTTAGCAGACGCAGTAAAAGCCTATGGTGGAGCAGGTGGATCCCCAAAGAGGAATAG
- the LOC121224198 gene encoding serine/threonine-protein kinase STN7, chloroplastic isoform X3, producing MATIASGGASIGLINPCNSQQLIKHPSPFLGTKFKLKLSSKASPSIPKTLGVLSLKAQLIDAVRDLFVGVGVGLPCTVMECGDIIYRSTLPKPDGLTLTVPGVILAVGALSYLWATPGVAPGFFDMFVLAFLERLFRPTFKNDDFVLGKKLGEGAFGVVYKVSLANKKTNSKKDSDLVVKKATEYGAVEIWMNERVRRACANSCADFLYGFLEGSSKKGEEYWLVWRYEGEATLSDLMLSKEFPYNVETMILGEVQNLPKGLERENQIIQTIMRQILFALDGLHSIGIVHRDIKPQNIIFSEGSRTFKIIDLGAAADLRVGINYIPKEFLLDPRYAAPEQYIMSTQTPSAPSAPVATALSPVLWQMNLPDRFDIYSAGLIFLQMAFPSLRTDSALIQFNRQLKRCDYDLVAWRNTVEPRASPDLRKGFELLDLDNGIGWELLTSMVRYKARQRISAKAALAYPYFDREGLLALSFVQNLKLQVFRATQQDYGETAKWIINLMAKSGTEKEGGFTEAQLQDLRDIEPKKKASPQRNALASALKLQRKIIRTLNESMDELSRRSKSLWWSRWIPKEE from the exons ATGGCCACAATTGCATCCGGTGGAGCTTCCATCGGCCTTATCAATCCTTGCAACTCCCAGCAACTTATAAAACACCCATCTCCGTTTCTTGGCACCAAGTTCAAACTCAAGCTCTCTTCCAAAGCCAGCCCCTCAATTCCTAAGACGCTTGGAGTTTTGTCCTTGAAAGCTCAACTCATTGATGCAGTTCGTGATCTCTTTGTGGGAGTAGGGGTGGGGTTGCCATGCACCGTCATGGAGTGTGGTGATATCATATATAGAAGCACTTTGCCCAAGCCTGATGGGCTAACCTTAACTGTGCCGGGTGTTATTTTGGCTGTGGGTGCTTTGTCTTATCTCTGGGCCACTCCAGGTGTCGCTCCTGGGTTTTTCGACATGTTTGTTCTTGCTTTCCTTGAGAGGTTATTTAGACCAACTTTCAAGAAT GATGATTTTGTTTTGGGAAAGAAGCTGGGCGAGGGTGCTTTTGGTGTCGTCTATAAAGTTTCATTGGCTAATAAGAAGACTAATTCAAAG AAAGATAGTGACTTGGTGGTGAAAAAAGCTACGGAATATGGTGCGGTGGAGATCTGGATGAATGAGCGTGTTCGAAGAGCTTGTGCAAACAGTTGTGCTGATTTTCTATACGGCTTTCTTGAG GGTTCCTCAAAGAAGGGAGAAGAATATTGGCTTGTATGGCGATATGAGGGGGAGGCCACACTTTCAGATTTGATGCTGAGCAAAGAGTTCCCTTACAAT GTAGAAACAATGATACTTGGGGAGGTTCAGAACTTGCCCAAGGGCTTGGAAAGGGAAAATCAAATCATCCAGACTATCATGAGACAGATCTTATTTGCCTTGGATGGTCTTCATTCAATTGGAATTGTGCACAGAGATATTAAGCcacaaaatattattttctctGAAG GGTCTCGTACATTTAAAATCATTGATCTAGGAGCTGCAGCAGATTTGAGAGTGGGTATCAACTACATTCCAAAGGAATTTCTTTTGGATCCAAG ATATGCTGCACCAGAGCAATATATCATGAGTACACAAACTCCTTCTGCACCTTCTGCTCCAGTGGCAACTGCACTTTCCCCTGTTTTATGGCAG ATGAATCTGCCGGATCGATTTGACATCTACAGTGCTGGTCTCATTTTCCTTCAAATG GCATTTCCATCTTTAAGGACGGACAGCGCATTGATTCAATTCAACCGTCAGCTAAAGAGGTGTGATTACGACTTGGTTGCATGGAGGAACACCGTCGAGCCTCGTGCAAGCCCTGACCTCCGCAAGGGGTTTGAGCTGCTGGATTTAGATAATGGGATAGGATGGGAACTTCTGACATCAATGGTCCGCTATAAAGCAAGACAAAGAATCAGTGCAAAAGCAGCACTGGCTTACCCTTACTTTGACAGGGAAGGGCTATTAGCTTTATCCTTCGTACAAAATCTGAAGTTGCAAGTCTTTAGGGCTACACAGCAAGATTATGGGGAAACTGCCAAGTGGATAATAAATTTAATGGCAAAATCTGGAACAGAGAAAGAGGGTGGTTTCACAGAAGCACAGCTTCAGGATCTCAGA GATATAGAGCCTAAGAAGAAGGCGAGTCCACAAAGAAATGCTCTTGCTTCAGCTCTTAAACTTCAAAGGAAGATTATTAGAACATTGAATGAGAGCATGGATGAGCTTAGCAGACGCAGTAAAAGCCTATGGTGGAGCAGGTGGATCCCCAAAGAGGAATAG
- the LOC121224198 gene encoding serine/threonine-protein kinase STN7, chloroplastic isoform X4: MDEQTFGQASMVHLGMATIASGGASIGLINPCNSQQLIKHPSPFLGTKFKLKLSSKASPSIPKTLGVLSLKAQLIDAVRDLFVGVGVGLPCTVMECGDIIYRSTLPKPDGLTLTVPGVILAVGALSYLWATPGVAPGFFDMFVLAFLERLFRPTFKNDDFVLGKKLGEGAFGVVYKVSLANKKTNSKVETMILGEVQNLPKGLERENQIIQTIMRQILFALDGLHSIGIVHRDIKPQNIIFSEGSRTFKIIDLGAAADLRVGINYIPKEFLLDPRYAAPEQYIMSTQTPSAPSAPVATALSPVLWQMNLPDRFDIYSAGLIFLQMAFPSLRTDSALIQFNRQLKRCDYDLVAWRNTVEPRASPDLRKGFELLDLDNGIGWELLTSMVRYKARQRISAKAALAYPYFDREGLLALSFVQNLKLQVFRATQQDYGETAKWIINLMAKSGTEKEGGFTEAQLQDLRDIEPKKKASPQRNALASALKLQRKIIRTLNESMDELSRRSKSLWWSRWIPKEE, translated from the exons ATGGATgagcaaacattcggccaagcttctaTGGTCCATCTAG GCATGGCCACAATTGCATCCGGTGGAGCTTCCATCGGCCTTATCAATCCTTGCAACTCCCAGCAACTTATAAAACACCCATCTCCGTTTCTTGGCACCAAGTTCAAACTCAAGCTCTCTTCCAAAGCCAGCCCCTCAATTCCTAAGACGCTTGGAGTTTTGTCCTTGAAAGCTCAACTCATTGATGCAGTTCGTGATCTCTTTGTGGGAGTAGGGGTGGGGTTGCCATGCACCGTCATGGAGTGTGGTGATATCATATATAGAAGCACTTTGCCCAAGCCTGATGGGCTAACCTTAACTGTGCCGGGTGTTATTTTGGCTGTGGGTGCTTTGTCTTATCTCTGGGCCACTCCAGGTGTCGCTCCTGGGTTTTTCGACATGTTTGTTCTTGCTTTCCTTGAGAGGTTATTTAGACCAACTTTCAAGAAT GATGATTTTGTTTTGGGAAAGAAGCTGGGCGAGGGTGCTTTTGGTGTCGTCTATAAAGTTTCATTGGCTAATAAGAAGACTAATTCAAAG GTAGAAACAATGATACTTGGGGAGGTTCAGAACTTGCCCAAGGGCTTGGAAAGGGAAAATCAAATCATCCAGACTATCATGAGACAGATCTTATTTGCCTTGGATGGTCTTCATTCAATTGGAATTGTGCACAGAGATATTAAGCcacaaaatattattttctctGAAG GGTCTCGTACATTTAAAATCATTGATCTAGGAGCTGCAGCAGATTTGAGAGTGGGTATCAACTACATTCCAAAGGAATTTCTTTTGGATCCAAG ATATGCTGCACCAGAGCAATATATCATGAGTACACAAACTCCTTCTGCACCTTCTGCTCCAGTGGCAACTGCACTTTCCCCTGTTTTATGGCAG ATGAATCTGCCGGATCGATTTGACATCTACAGTGCTGGTCTCATTTTCCTTCAAATG GCATTTCCATCTTTAAGGACGGACAGCGCATTGATTCAATTCAACCGTCAGCTAAAGAGGTGTGATTACGACTTGGTTGCATGGAGGAACACCGTCGAGCCTCGTGCAAGCCCTGACCTCCGCAAGGGGTTTGAGCTGCTGGATTTAGATAATGGGATAGGATGGGAACTTCTGACATCAATGGTCCGCTATAAAGCAAGACAAAGAATCAGTGCAAAAGCAGCACTGGCTTACCCTTACTTTGACAGGGAAGGGCTATTAGCTTTATCCTTCGTACAAAATCTGAAGTTGCAAGTCTTTAGGGCTACACAGCAAGATTATGGGGAAACTGCCAAGTGGATAATAAATTTAATGGCAAAATCTGGAACAGAGAAAGAGGGTGGTTTCACAGAAGCACAGCTTCAGGATCTCAGA GATATAGAGCCTAAGAAGAAGGCGAGTCCACAAAGAAATGCTCTTGCTTCAGCTCTTAAACTTCAAAGGAAGATTATTAGAACATTGAATGAGAGCATGGATGAGCTTAGCAGACGCAGTAAAAGCCTATGGTGGAGCAGGTGGATCCCCAAAGAGGAATAG
- the LOC121224198 gene encoding serine/threonine-protein kinase STN7, chloroplastic isoform X2 codes for MDEQTFGQASMVHLGMATIASGGASIGLINPCNSQQLIKHPSPFLGTKFKLKLSSKASPSIPKTLGVLSLKAQLIDAVRDLFVGVGVGLPCTVMECGDIIYRSTLPKPDGLTLTVPGVILAVGALSYLWATPGVAPGFFDMFVLAFLERLFRPTFKNDDFVLGKKLGEGAFGVVYKVSLANKKTNSKKDSDLVVKKATEYGAVEIWMNERVRRACANSCADFLYGFLEGSSKKGEEYWLVWRYEGEATLSDLMLSKEFPYNVETMILGEVQNLPKGLERENQIIQTIMRQILFALDGLHSIGIVHRDIKPQNIIFSEGSRTFKIIDLGAAADLRVGINYIPKEFLLDPRYAAPEQYIMSTQTPSAPSAPVATALSPVLWQMNLPDRFDIYSAGLIFLQMAFPSLRTDSALIQFNRQLKRCDYDLVAWRNTVEPRASPDLRKGFELLDLDNGIGWELLTSMVRYKARQRISAKAALAYPYFDREGLLALSFVQNLKLQVFRATQQDYGETAKWIINLMAKSGTEKEGGFTEAQLQDLRDIEPKKKASPQRNALASALKLQRKIIRTLNESMDELSRRSKSLWWSRWIPKEE; via the exons ATGGATgagcaaacattcggccaagcttctaTGGTCCATCTAG GCATGGCCACAATTGCATCCGGTGGAGCTTCCATCGGCCTTATCAATCCTTGCAACTCCCAGCAACTTATAAAACACCCATCTCCGTTTCTTGGCACCAAGTTCAAACTCAAGCTCTCTTCCAAAGCCAGCCCCTCAATTCCTAAGACGCTTGGAGTTTTGTCCTTGAAAGCTCAACTCATTGATGCAGTTCGTGATCTCTTTGTGGGAGTAGGGGTGGGGTTGCCATGCACCGTCATGGAGTGTGGTGATATCATATATAGAAGCACTTTGCCCAAGCCTGATGGGCTAACCTTAACTGTGCCGGGTGTTATTTTGGCTGTGGGTGCTTTGTCTTATCTCTGGGCCACTCCAGGTGTCGCTCCTGGGTTTTTCGACATGTTTGTTCTTGCTTTCCTTGAGAGGTTATTTAGACCAACTTTCAAGAAT GATGATTTTGTTTTGGGAAAGAAGCTGGGCGAGGGTGCTTTTGGTGTCGTCTATAAAGTTTCATTGGCTAATAAGAAGACTAATTCAAAG AAAGATAGTGACTTGGTGGTGAAAAAAGCTACGGAATATGGTGCGGTGGAGATCTGGATGAATGAGCGTGTTCGAAGAGCTTGTGCAAACAGTTGTGCTGATTTTCTATACGGCTTTCTTGAG GGTTCCTCAAAGAAGGGAGAAGAATATTGGCTTGTATGGCGATATGAGGGGGAGGCCACACTTTCAGATTTGATGCTGAGCAAAGAGTTCCCTTACAAT GTAGAAACAATGATACTTGGGGAGGTTCAGAACTTGCCCAAGGGCTTGGAAAGGGAAAATCAAATCATCCAGACTATCATGAGACAGATCTTATTTGCCTTGGATGGTCTTCATTCAATTGGAATTGTGCACAGAGATATTAAGCcacaaaatattattttctctGAAG GGTCTCGTACATTTAAAATCATTGATCTAGGAGCTGCAGCAGATTTGAGAGTGGGTATCAACTACATTCCAAAGGAATTTCTTTTGGATCCAAG ATATGCTGCACCAGAGCAATATATCATGAGTACACAAACTCCTTCTGCACCTTCTGCTCCAGTGGCAACTGCACTTTCCCCTGTTTTATGGCAG ATGAATCTGCCGGATCGATTTGACATCTACAGTGCTGGTCTCATTTTCCTTCAAATG GCATTTCCATCTTTAAGGACGGACAGCGCATTGATTCAATTCAACCGTCAGCTAAAGAGGTGTGATTACGACTTGGTTGCATGGAGGAACACCGTCGAGCCTCGTGCAAGCCCTGACCTCCGCAAGGGGTTTGAGCTGCTGGATTTAGATAATGGGATAGGATGGGAACTTCTGACATCAATGGTCCGCTATAAAGCAAGACAAAGAATCAGTGCAAAAGCAGCACTGGCTTACCCTTACTTTGACAGGGAAGGGCTATTAGCTTTATCCTTCGTACAAAATCTGAAGTTGCAAGTCTTTAGGGCTACACAGCAAGATTATGGGGAAACTGCCAAGTGGATAATAAATTTAATGGCAAAATCTGGAACAGAGAAAGAGGGTGGTTTCACAGAAGCACAGCTTCAGGATCTCAGA GATATAGAGCCTAAGAAGAAGGCGAGTCCACAAAGAAATGCTCTTGCTTCAGCTCTTAAACTTCAAAGGAAGATTATTAGAACATTGAATGAGAGCATGGATGAGCTTAGCAGACGCAGTAAAAGCCTATGGTGGAGCAGGTGGATCCCCAAAGAGGAATAG